From the Leptospira sp. WS60.C2 genome, one window contains:
- a CDS encoding 6-hydroxymethylpterin diphosphokinase MptE-like protein has protein sequence MSEIYEVPAFQNEVDGLVDKAKARGIILFVIKGSKPNWLEIQTSLRAALQDDRITQSKWTLYETPNYERLFPNIVKECRNQFISQFSSENTNENTISHFQKLWTHHYLKNKQILETKHEKVDWFQSFSSENPNVLFLGASPSLEKDIESIKAQRHDWILFASDTSIGFLLTNKMQPDYIVSFDSGRGTSYHFLTEIPKEIPIITWLGGAPYLFELPNPKILVNTGHPLDQIVEFLFQKEQKLSWPHYQNRSLNLLGMVSSITKGIQNRNFAMSGVSFVAELGKSHCKGTGYERYYLPQVERKKSLEILTKRLYSGTRKGKNQIVWEELQSTKGSEAMSFFSELPRLDSKSKIITKHNMHSFQGFPPSISDLAKWANQDQSGIIHSKTLNTWLRFSPGYAP, from the coding sequence TTGTCCGAGATTTACGAAGTACCGGCATTCCAAAATGAAGTAGACGGACTAGTGGACAAAGCAAAGGCAAGAGGTATCATACTTTTTGTCATTAAGGGAAGTAAACCTAATTGGTTGGAGATACAAACAAGTCTCAGAGCCGCACTCCAAGACGATCGGATCACCCAATCCAAATGGACCTTATACGAAACTCCAAATTACGAACGTTTGTTTCCAAACATAGTGAAAGAATGCCGTAACCAATTCATTTCCCAGTTTAGCTCTGAAAACACGAATGAGAATACCATCTCACACTTTCAAAAACTCTGGACTCATCACTATTTAAAGAACAAACAAATATTGGAAACCAAACACGAAAAAGTTGATTGGTTTCAATCTTTCTCTTCGGAGAATCCGAATGTTCTATTTTTAGGGGCAAGTCCAAGTCTAGAGAAAGACATAGAGTCGATCAAAGCTCAGAGACACGATTGGATTCTTTTTGCGAGTGATACATCGATCGGATTTTTACTCACAAACAAAATGCAACCAGATTACATTGTCTCCTTCGATTCAGGGAGAGGAACATCTTATCATTTTTTGACAGAAATACCAAAGGAAATTCCCATCATTACTTGGTTAGGTGGGGCGCCGTACTTATTCGAACTTCCAAATCCTAAAATACTTGTGAATACGGGGCACCCTCTCGATCAAATTGTGGAATTTCTATTCCAAAAGGAACAGAAATTGAGTTGGCCACATTACCAAAATCGGAGCTTGAATCTATTGGGAATGGTGTCCTCAATTACGAAAGGAATTCAAAATCGAAATTTTGCGATGAGCGGAGTGAGTTTTGTAGCAGAACTTGGAAAGTCCCATTGTAAAGGAACTGGGTATGAACGTTACTACCTTCCACAAGTAGAACGAAAAAAAAGTTTAGAGATCCTCACCAAACGTCTGTATTCTGGAACACGAAAAGGTAAAAATCAAATTGTTTGGGAAGAATTACAATCCACAAAGGGTTCGGAAGCCATGTCTTTTTTTTCTGAGCTACCGAGATTGGATTCTAAAAGTAAGATCATAACAAAACATAACATGCATTCATTTCAGGGTTTTCCCCCAAGTATTTCGGATTTGGCAAAGTGGGCCAACCAAGACCAATCCGGTATCATTCATTCCAAAACCCTCAACACATGGTTGCGGTTTTCACCAGGTTACGCTCCGTAA
- a CDS encoding TlpA family protein disulfide reductase: protein MSRESSKTGFTDVLLVQTMGMDRQSIGFMKASLILIISLCLISCAPAKTSYFGEGSFVGVMATGEEIQFASLEKDQIALNVYSPDCVPCWKEIPALNLLHAELQNKYPSKAIYMVVDPYQIVPDVTDELPFGKVYQMAKERMESEIKNRKIQLPIVYMKQPFRVKEGGLVTGTPETLLFETKPLRLYYNFLGSISEQTTKDTIEKDPKFNFFRYQFGMESI, encoded by the coding sequence ATGTCAAGGGAAAGTTCGAAAACGGGCTTTACAGACGTTCTCCTAGTCCAAACCATGGGGATGGACCGTCAAAGTATCGGATTTATGAAAGCCTCCCTCATCTTGATTATTAGTTTATGTCTCATTAGCTGTGCTCCTGCAAAAACTTCGTATTTCGGAGAAGGCTCGTTTGTCGGAGTTATGGCAACTGGAGAGGAAATTCAATTTGCCAGTCTCGAAAAAGACCAAATTGCGCTCAATGTTTACTCTCCAGATTGTGTGCCCTGTTGGAAAGAAATTCCAGCGCTAAATCTACTCCATGCTGAGTTACAAAACAAGTATCCAAGTAAGGCAATTTATATGGTTGTCGATCCCTATCAAATTGTGCCAGATGTTACCGACGAACTTCCGTTTGGTAAGGTATATCAAATGGCAAAAGAGAGAATGGAATCTGAGATCAAAAATCGCAAGATCCAACTTCCGATTGTTTATATGAAACAACCGTTTCGAGTGAAAGAAGGTGGGCTTGTCACAGGAACTCCCGAAACGTTACTTTTTGAAACCAAACCTCTCCGTTTGTATTATAATTTTCTCGGATCGATCTCAGAACAAACAACCAAAGATACCATTGAGAAGGATCCAAAATTCAATTTCTTTCGTTACCAGTTTGGGATGGAATCAATATGA
- a CDS encoding type 1 glutamine amidotransferase, translating into MRAVFIRFIDCEGPGILEPILREKGYRISYQNAYDTRVHLMPEIHLNFDLIVMLGGPQSVADPSKQEFFKPYYEIVENVAVMPNRKLIGICLGSQIIARALGANVRPGTKGPETGFSDLQILKPEHPIFAGINSEAISAFHLHEDIFDIPVGAEHLLASEYYANQMFSYKNGIFAFQTHLEPTLAMLHVWQNVHKDFIAKGKGDFSDLESKQKAMEETAKIIFRNIINL; encoded by the coding sequence ATGAGAGCAGTCTTTATCAGATTTATTGATTGTGAAGGTCCTGGAATCCTAGAACCAATCTTACGAGAAAAGGGATACCGTATCAGTTATCAAAATGCCTACGATACAAGAGTGCATTTGATGCCGGAAATTCATTTGAACTTTGATCTAATTGTGATGTTAGGTGGGCCGCAGTCGGTTGCAGATCCAAGCAAGCAAGAGTTCTTTAAACCTTATTACGAAATTGTTGAAAACGTAGCCGTTATGCCCAATCGAAAGCTCATTGGGATTTGTCTCGGTTCGCAAATCATAGCGCGCGCATTAGGTGCCAATGTGAGACCGGGGACAAAAGGTCCTGAGACTGGATTTTCGGATCTACAAATTTTAAAACCAGAGCATCCTATTTTTGCAGGAATCAATTCAGAGGCGATTTCTGCATTCCATTTGCATGAAGATATTTTTGATATACCAGTTGGAGCAGAACATCTTCTTGCAAGTGAATATTATGCAAATCAAATGTTCTCTTACAAAAACGGAATTTTTGCATTCCAAACTCATCTTGAGCCCACTTTAGCAATGTTGCACGTTTGGCAAAATGTGCACAAAGATTTTATCGCTAAAGGGAAAGGGGATTTTTCTGATTTGGAATCCAAACAGAAGGCGATGGAAGAAACTGCCAAAATCATATTTCGCAATATTATAAATTTATAA
- a CDS encoding DNA primase: MSQSHKEDFDIVSLIELCREKKYETCVAGFSAIDKIEKITLPKKLKNRKLTVQALYALTNDVVQWKYLSSEEKAQLQAEKDKLAGVTSTAGTSFAPHAEEDIEEDFIPEEEAKKPDFEDGYEDEFGDDSDDDEEDDDDDFDDDSDDDDDSDEDEED; the protein is encoded by the coding sequence ATGAGCCAATCACATAAAGAAGACTTCGATATCGTATCCTTAATAGAACTTTGCCGGGAAAAAAAATACGAAACATGTGTGGCCGGTTTCAGTGCGATCGATAAAATCGAAAAAATCACACTTCCTAAAAAATTAAAAAACCGAAAACTCACAGTGCAAGCTCTTTATGCACTCACCAATGATGTGGTGCAATGGAAATACCTTTCCTCAGAGGAAAAAGCACAACTCCAAGCTGAAAAAGACAAATTGGCTGGTGTGACTTCTACGGCAGGAACTTCGTTTGCTCCTCACGCAGAAGAGGATATCGAAGAAGATTTCATTCCAGAAGAAGAAGCTAAAAAACCAGACTTTGAAGATGGTTACGAAGATGAATTCGGCGATGATTCTGATGACGACGAAGAGGACGACGACGATGATTTCGATGACGACTCTGACGACGATGATGATTCAGATGAGGACGAAGAGGATTAG